The Phycisphaerae bacterium sequence AATCAACGGCTCGCGCGAGGCCGGCCTGGCCAACTTCACCGGCAAGCACGGCGGCCAGCTCTGCACCACCAATCCGCAGCTTCTCGACCTGTTCGTCGAGAAGGTCCGGGCGTTCTTCAACGCGCACCCGGACTACGATGTAATGAGCATCTCGCCCAACGACGGCACCGGCTTCTGCGAATGCGACCGCTGCATCGCCCTCGACGTCGCCTGCGGCAATCCGCCGCCTCAGGCGGTCCGGACCGCCGGCGGCGCACTGGAGGCGGCCTTCAAGGATGACGCCGACAAGACCGGGCCCGCCATGCGAATCACCGGCCCGATCACCGACCGCATCTTCACCTTCGCCAACCACGTCGCCGCCCGTATCGCTGAGTCGCACCCGGACAAGCTGCTCCTGCTGCTGGTCTACAGCGTCTATCGCGACCCGCCCAGAAAGGTCAAACTCGCCCCGAACGTGATCGCCTGGTTCTGTGTCCAGTGTCATCAGCATTGGGACGACGGCTTTCGCCAGGCCGATTTCGACAACGTCGCCACACTGGCCAAGAACGCTGACGAACTGGGCATCTACGAGTACTACGATCAGGGTGCCTGGCCCGGCGTGGTCCGCAGCTTTCCCGACCTGATCGCCGGCTCCGTCCGCGAATTTCACCGCCGAGGCGCCGCCCACTACTCGACCCAGGCGAGCACCGGCTTTGCCACCAACGCCTTTAACCTCTGGTTCCTCTCACGCGTCCTGTGGAATACCGCGTCCGACGTGGACGCCGAGCTGGACCGGTTCTGCGCCAGCGCCTTCGGCGCCGCCGCCGCGGCTATGACCGACTACTTCAACCTCTGGCGAACCCGCTGGAAAGAGACCAAGGGTATGGCCGGCACCGGCGACTCGATGGGCGAAAAGACCGACCAATCCAAGCGCCTCACCCCGTTCGACCAGGTCCGCCGCCTCTACCCAGCCGACTTCCTGACCACCTGCCGCCAGACCCTCGACCGCGCCCGCTCGCAAGTCGACCCGCTATCCGCCCAGCGCCGACGGATCGATTTCGTCGAACAGGGCCTGCGAACGACCGAACTGGCCGTCCAAGCCGCCGGTGCCTCTCACGCCCTGGCTGAAAAGGGATGGCCCATGACCCACGGTGACGTGACGCCGGAAGCGGTTCAGAGACTCGGCGATCCCGCCGCCGTTCGCCGAATTGCCCTGGCCGCCCTGGAGCACTGGGACCGCTGGGAAGCCTGGCTCGAGACGCACCGCAACGGCTTCGTCCTCTCCCACTTCTGGGCTCGCTACTGCCTCGACTCCCGCAAGGGCCTGCATCCGCACCAGGCCCTCCGCCGCATCCTCGAACTCCTGCCGGCTGGATGACCGCCGGTGGCAGGGGGGTTACGCCGCTGAGGCCGCCACCTGCTTGTGGGCGATAGCCACCGCCGACTGCTCCTCGATCTGGTCGCGAACCAGGTTCCAGTAGGTCCCCTGGGCCTCGACCAGCTCATCGTGCGTGCCCGTCTCGACGATCCGCCCGTTGTCGAGCACCACGATCTTGTCGGACTTGGAGGCCACCGACGCCCGGTGCGAAATGATCAGCACCGTCTTGCCCGCCAAAGCGGTCTTGATCGTCTTCTGGATCTTGGCCTCCGTTTCGGCGTCCAGGGCGCTGGTGCAGTCGTCCAGGATCAGCACGTCCGGGTCGGTTACCAGGGCTCGGGCTAGGCTGATCCGCTGCTTCTGACCGCCGCTGAGGCGCAGGCCGTTCTCGCCGATTACCGTCCCGTACCCGTCCGGCAGCGACTCGATGAACTCGTGGATCTCCGCCGCCTTGGCCGCCGCGATCATCTCCTCGTGCGTCGCCCGGCTGTTGCCGTAGAGGATGTTGCTCGCCAGCGTCCCGGAGAAGAGGACCGGCTCCTGCGGCACGTACGAAATCCGCCGACGCAGCGACGACGTTCGAACCTTGCGGAGGTCCTGACCGTCGATGCTGATCCGGCCCTCGCCCGGATCGTACAGCCGCAGCAGCAGCATGCCCAGCGTGCTCTTGCCCGCCCCGGACCGTCCCATGAGGCACACCTGCGAGCCCTTGACCACCTCCAGGTCGATCCCGCTGACCGCCGCCCGCTCGGACCCGTCGAAGCTGAATGTGATGTTCTCGAAGCGGACCCCCTGGCTCAGCCGCTCCAGCGGCCGGGCCTTCGGATGGTCCACGATCGTCATGGGCTCATTGAGCACCTCCAGCACCCGCTCGCACGAGACCCGCAGCCACTGCACCGTCGCGGTCAACTGCGTCAACGCCGCGACCGGCCAGAACAGCCCGTGGCAGACCGTGTGGAAGAATAACAGGTAGCCCAGCGTCAGCTCGCCGCGCCGCAGCAGGATCACCCCGTACCCCAGCGTCACCCCGGTGACCGACGCCGAGATCATCGTACAGACCATCGACAGCAGGTTGTTCTTCAGCACGATCCGGCGATTCCGGCGGAACAGGTCAGTCGCCCGCACGAAAAACTCCCGCAGCTCGCGCTTCTCCTGACCGAACCCCTTGACCACCCGCGGATTCGCCAGCCGGTCACGCACCAGCCCGTACAGCGACGAGTGGTTCCTCCGCTGCGTGATGCTCATCTCCCGGATCTGTCCGGCGAACTTGTAGTACGCCCAGCCGTAGAACGGCATCGCCAGCAGCGCCAGCCACGTCAGCTTCGGGCTGATGTAGAACATCAGCGACACGTTGATCACGATCAGGCCCGAAAACCGCACGAGCTGCGTCATCACGCCCGTGAACTGTCCCTCGATCACCTGTACGTCGTCGATCGCCCGACTCAGCAGCCGCCCGGTCTGGTGCTGATCGTGAAAGCTCATCTGAAGGCGCAGCAGCTTCTCGTGGATGTGCCGCCGCATCGAGAACACCACCTGCTCGGTGATCTTGGCGATCTTCACGCTCGACCACGCCGACGCCGCCACCGTTGCCAGGTGCGTGCCGACCAGCAATGCCGCGATCAGGGCCAGCAGGCGGAGCTTCTCGGCGTTCGGACGGCCCGTCCGCCCGTCGATCCGATCCTGCAACGCCCCGTCCGCCGCCAGCTCGCCGACCAGCACCGGGTCGGCTGCGTTCTCGCCCGGCAGCATCCCGTCGGTGATCGGCCGGTGATCGACCGCCTGTTCGCCCGGCCACTGCGAAATCGGCTCCTCGATCGTCACGAACCCTTTGGGCTGGCCGTGCAGAATCGGCTCGGCCACCAGTTCCACCTGGAGCACCTCGTCCACCAGGTACCGGCTCATCGCGGCCATGATCGACCCCTCAGCCGCGAAGCCCAGGTAGCACACGCCGATCAGCAGCAGGCCGAATATGTGGAATCGGAAATAACGTCGATAGATTTCCAGCAGAGAACGCATTGGAAAAACTCCCTCGGTTTGTGGCGGGTCCCGCCCGGTTGCTCCGTCTCAGGCCACTTTGGCAAACTGCGTAAAGTACAGATGCCGGTAGTGTCCTCCCTCGCGGGCGAGCAGTTCGTGGTGGCTGCCCGCCTCGACGATTCTCCCCTTGTCCAGAACAACGATTATGTCCGCGCCGACAATCGTGCTCAGCCGGTGTGCGATCACGAACGACGTCCGGTTGCGCATGATCTTCACCAGGGCACGTTGCAGCAGACGTTCGGATTCGGTGTCCAGGGCGCTGGTCGCCTCATCGAGAATCAACAGCGCCGGATCGGTCAGAATCGCGCGGGCGATGATCAGCCGCTGCTTCTGACCAACCGAAAGCTTCGAGCCCTCCTCGCCCAACAGGGTGTCATAACCCTGCGGAAGGGCCGTGACCGCCTTGTGGATCTCCGCCGCCTTGGCCGCCGCGATCACCTGATCGATCGTGGCGTCGCGACGCCCGTAGGCGATGTTGTCCCGCACCGTCCCCTCGAACAGGATCGGATCCTGCGGCACCACCGCGATGTTCCGCCGGATGGTGGCCTGCGAATAGCGGTTGATGTCGATCCCGTCGATCAGGATCCGCCCGCCGCTCGCCCGATAGAACCGCATCAGCAGCGAAATGATCGTCGTCTTGCCGCACCCGGTGTGCCCGACCAGGGCCACCGTCTTGCCAGCCTCCACCTGCAGATCGATGCCCCGCAGCACCGGGTTGTCCGGCTCGTAGTGGAAGCACAGATCCTCGAAGCTGACCTGCCCGGCCAGGCGATGGCGGAACACCGCCTCCGGCGGGTCGGCCGGCTCGCGATCCTCGCCCAGCAACTCGAACACCCGTCGGACCGAGACCATCGCCCGCTCGACCTGATCACTCATCGTGCTGAACCGCAGCGCCGGCTGAAGCAGGTACACGCAGTACCCGGTAAAGGCGATCACCGCCCCCAGCGACATGTCCGAGACGATCACCAGGTAGCACCCGAGCAGGTAGATTCCCGTCTGGCCCGTCCAGTAGATCAGGCTCGACGAGGTTCCGAACACGACCGAATACATGTGGGCCCGAACTCCCAGATTGCGGGCCTCGTTGGCGTCCGAGAGGAAGTGCCGCGTCTCGGTCCGCTCCTGCCCGAACGCTTTGACCGCCGCCGCGCCCGCCAATCGCTCCTGCAGCGACGAGGTGATGTCCTCCATCTTCTCGCGCACCGCCTTGTGCCACTTACGAATGCGGGTGACAAAGAAACGATAGTTGATGATGTACAGCGGAATCAGCAGAATCAGCAGGCACGTCAGCCGCCAGTTCAGCGTCATCATGACCGCCATCGCGATGCTGCACGCCACCAGGTCCGTCACCAGCGTGATCGTCTGGCCCGAAACCATCTGGTTGACCTGTGAAACGTCGCCCATCAGCCGTTCCATGACCCCGCCCGTCGAACTCTTGTCGTAGAACCGCATCGGCAGGAACTGCAGGTGCTCATAGAGCCGCCGCCGCAGGTCCAGCACCAGCTTGTCACCGATCAGGCTGATCACGTAGTTGTTCAGGAACCCGACCCCGGTGGCGATCAGCGGGGTCAGAATGAACAGGGCCAGCACCAGCCCAAACAGCTCCTGACGCTGATTGCCGATCACCTGGTCGACCAGGGTCTTCATCAACAGGGGCGGCGCCAGCGAGATGGCTGTGCTCGTCGTGGTCAGCAGCAACCCGCGGTAAAACCACTTCTTATAGGGCCGGATGAACTGCCAGAGGACCCTGAAGTTGTTGGTGGATTGCGGTTCGCAGTGCATGTGGAATCCTCCCCACGTACAAAGTCCCTGCTCGGGTAAAAAATGAAAAAGTGGGGAAAGTGGACTTGGATTTTGCCGGACTTACCGGTCCGTCAGGTGAGCTTGTTGGGCGTTAGTTCTCCTGCCTCCGGGATCATGAACCCCAAAAGCACTTTCGGCTGGCCGCCCGGACCAGCGTCCGAGGCTACCAGCCTCTATTTCGGCCTCTCATTCGCGCCGTTCCCTTCTGGTTGTAATAGTTCGGTTCAGTACCGACCTTTAATTTAAAAATACCAACGAAACCTCATTTGGCAAGGTTTTTCGCGAATTTTTCGCAGGAAGCCTCCGACCCCCGACCCGAGTCCTACGTGATGATCGAGCCGCTGCTGAGCCACCGGCAGCCCGGCTTGAGGGCGGTCGCCGTCTCCGGAAGGGGGGTATCCAACTCCGGGATCGACCCCGCCCGCCCGGACAGGTAGTCCTCAATCCGGCGATCCAGTTCCCGGTGCCGCCGGACCAGCCCCGCGAACCGCAGTTGCATCGCCTCCAGCCCGAAAACCTTGTTTCGCCGCAGCCATTGGTCGCAAAAGGACTTATCGAACGCCTCAATCATCCCGATCAGCTTCTCGATGTCGCGCCGCAGGCTCTTGAGAGTGGCCGTATCGTCCTTGGCGTACGCCCGGTGCAACTCGCTGCGCACCGCGAGCTTGACCGCCAGCAGCTGGGCCAGCAGCAGGGCGTGCGAGAGGTTCCCAGCCCCGCGGTCGTCCTTAAAGGCGGCCAGCTTTTGGGCCAGTTGGCCAAACGCCTCAGCCTGGTGGTCCCACCTCCTGGGATCCTCAATCAGCGTATTGCGGTGGAAGATGCCCAACAGCGGGTCGTCCCATAAGTAGCTGGCCGTCTCTTTCGGTACGCCTAACTCGCCCGCCAGCGTGTTGGCCGCGTAGCTGCCGAAGCACGTGGCCGCGAACCGCTTCTCCAGGACCTTCGGATCCGCCTGACCGGTCCAGGCCAGCTCGGCGGCGTACTGAAGACCCGCCAGCGCCGAGTCGAACTCACAGTAGCCCCCGTCATCGCCCCACAGCGTGAAAAACAGCTCCTTGACCCCTGAATCGCGGCACGCCCGGACACACGCCCCGGCAGCCGATTCAGTGATCTTTCGGCCGTACCACGGCATGCCCCACGTCCAGACCCCCGAACCGACCACCGGTTCGCTGCCCAGATCCCGATGGCGGGCAATGAAATCCAGGTAAAACTCCTCATCCTCGTGGTAGTAGTCCCAGTAGACCAGTTGCACCCCTTCCGGTATCGCCGCCTTGACGTCCGGCGGGATCACGCACGCCGTGTCGTAGTACTGACCCGTCTTGCTGCCCATCCGGAAGTACATATCGGACCAGATCATCGGCGAGAGGCCATGCTTCCGGCAGATCTCCACCACCCGGCCCAGGTGCCGGTTGAAGATGTCGTACCCGCGCTCGTACCCGAACCGGTCCATGAACTTGCCGCGACCGAGGCTGTGCGCCTCGTCCATGCCGATGTGGACCCGGCGCGAGGTGTACACCGCTGCGAACTGCGCGATCATCTTCTCGATCAGCTCGTAAGTCCTGGGCTCATCGACCAGCAGAATGTCGGCGGTGTCCTTGACCTCATTGAAGGCCGACCAGCGGAGCTGGCCCAGATGCCCGAGCGTCTGGATGCAGCCGATCATCTCGATCCCCAATCCGGCCGCGTACGCGTCGATCTCCCGCAGCTCATCCGCTGTGTACCGCCCGCGAAGGTACCCGAAGTAGGGCTCGTCGGGCAATTCATACGTGTCCTCGGTGTACAGCATCGCCATGTTGTAGCCCATCAACGCCAGCCGACGGAGCCACTTGCGGAAGTGCTCAGCCGTCATCACCGCGTTGCGCGAGCAGTCCAGCATGATCCCCAGCGTGGTAAAATCGGTCGATTCTGCGTACGTTTCCTCCGGCCCGGCCAACTCGGCCAAAAGCGTACCGACCGCCCGCAAGGCGTCGCAAGTTCTGGCATAGCTGACAGTTACACCGCCACCGGCCCGCTCGATGGTAAACCCCGAAGACCGTTCCGGCGGCCGAAATGAAACGGCCACACCGTCCGGCCCGCCTTCGCGAATCGGGTATTCCTCAGCGAGCAGGCCCAGCGCCCGGGCCACTGGTTCCGGTGTGTCTAGAGGGTTCCAGGAAAGGTTGGCGGCCATGGTGGACCTCCCAAAGCGGATCGGTTGCCATCGCGTACGCAAGGCCCATAGCATGCCCGCCGAACCGAGCTCGCGTCAACCCCAAACTCGCTTGCCACTGGGCCATTCGCCTGCGCCGTACCGCTCCAAATCGTTTCACTAGGCCAAAACGGGCAAAAACCACTGGACAAAACCGCCCTGGAAGCCAATAATTTATGTTCTCTACCGGCTCGCTCAGACGACCCGAGAGGGATCGAGTTTAATCACTGGCGTTTGGAGGAATTTGCGTCATGGCAGCAGTTGTTGACAAGGAAAAGTGCACCGGTTGCGAAGCATGCGTCGGAGCCTGCCCCGCTGAAGCGATCTCGATGGACAGTGACGGCAAGGCGGTGGTGGACGCTGGGGCCTGCAGCGAGTGCGGCGTCTGCGTCGACGAGTGCCCGGTCGAGGCCATCTCGATGGCCTGATCGTCCGCATCGTCAAGCCGCTTAAGCGGTTATGAACTCAAAGGGTCCTGTTCCCGGCTGGGGAGCAGGGCCCTTTTTTTGAAAGGAGGCGGATTGCTCTTGACTGCGACGGTAGGCTAAGGTAAATTCCAGAACGGCTGGGGCGGGGGAGCGGGTCTTCACCGGGCAACAACATGGGAGGCAACATGAAGATCGCACTGGTTGGCGTCTATGCATCGCCGGAGGCGACGGGGCTGCGTCTGGTCAGTTCGTTCCTCAAGTCGCGCGGCCATCAGGTCCGCATGATCCTGATGACCGCCAAGCGTTCGCACAAGTCCCAGCGGACTTACAAGCCGGAACTCATCGAGCAGTTCGTTGAAAAGGTGCGCGACTGCGATTTGGTGGGCATGGGCCTGATGACCAACTGCTACTACCAGGCCCGTGAACTGACCGAGGCGATCCGCCGCGTCGACCTCAAGTCGCCGGTCGTCTGGGGCGGTGTGCATCCGACGGTCGCGCCCGAAAGCTGCATCGACTTCGCCGATATCGTCTGCGTCGGCGAGGGCGAATGGCCCATGCTCGAACTGGCTGACGCTATGGAAGCCGGCAAGGACTACTCGCGTATCCCAAGCCTCTGGGTGCGGCAAAACGGCCACGTCGTCAAAAACGAGGTCCGACCGCTCCACGAAAACCTCGACGAGATGCCCTTTGCCGATTACGAGATCGACAATGACCACTACGTGGTGCACAAAGGCGACATCGTTCCAGCCGAACCGGACAAGATGCGCCACAGCCTGGTCCGCTACCGCCTGCTGACCACCCGCGGCTGCCCCTACGCCTGCGCGTTCTGCTGCAACAGCACGTGGCTGCGCACCTATCGTGGCAAGGGCCCGTGGGTCCGCAAACGCTCGATCGCCCACGTGCTTGACGAACTGGAGGCGATCAAACGACGCTTTCCGACCGTCAACTCGGTGAACGTCGCCGACGATACCTTCTTTGTTCGGGACGAGTCGGAGTTCGAGGAATTCGCCGAAGGCTACCGTTCGCGGATCGGCTGGCCGTTCGAGATCAACACGCACCCAGCCACCATCAGTGACCGCAAAGTACAACTGCTGCAAAGCTGCGGCTGTTGGCTGATCAAAATGGGTATCCAGAGCGGTTGCCAGGCCACCAACTACGAGATCTACAATCGCCGCGTCTCCAACGAACGCATCATCGAGGCCATCCGGACCCTCGAACGATTCCCCGCGCTTCGCAAGGAGTACCACTTCATCGTCAGTAACCCTTTCGAGAACGATGAGAGCATGATCGAGACGCTGCACTTTGCCGCCGAGCACCAGGGTTCCGCATCACGCGCCCTGATTTTCCCGCTGGCCTTCTTTCCCGGTTCGCAACTCTACCTCCGCGCCAAGGAGCAGGGCCTCCTCAAGGACGAGCAGGCGGAAATCTACGAGCGGATCTACACCGGAGCCGCCAAACGTCAGTTCGTCCGACTCGGCTACCTGACCATGCTCCTGCAGATCGCGGTCAACGTCCGCCGCTGGGGAATCCCTCGGCCGATCGTCCACCGCTTCATCGACCTGATGACCTGCGGCCCCGTCCGGGCCTGCCTCGACCGTTCCTGGTTCAAGTGGACCGCCATCGGAGCCTACCTGGGTGGACGCAAGGTCAGCCGGATTCTCGGCCAGGCCGTCCGCCCCTTCCGCAAACGCCAACCCGCCTGGGCCGCCGCCGCCGAACCGGAAGGATAGCATACCCGGTGCCTGTGCCAATGCGGGATCGGCGATCGGCGCCGGTGCGGCCGGATTTCTTCCCTTTCTTCCCGCCGCAGGGTATGATAGCGGCCAGCCTTGGACCTTCCGATTGGAGGTTGCGGATATGCATAAGGGCAGGCGTTTGAGGTGGTCTGTCGTTCCGGCCCTGTTCAGTGCAATCCTGGTTTCCTGCCTGCTCGTCGGCTGTGACGGCGGCCAGACCGATCCCAACCAGATCGCCGACCCCAACGATTCCACGACCGATCCCAACGACCCCAATGCCCTGCCCGACGCCTCCAGCCCCGAAGCCGGACCCAACCCGTCCAACGACCAGGCTTGGACCAAGGTCTCCGACGCGGTCGATCAGATCCTCGACGACGGAGGCGCCGTGGACCTGGCCCGCATCACCTTTCTTTCGCTGATCCTCCAGGAGCCGGCGGTCGCCACCGGCGGGGTCGACCCCGAACACAGCGGGATCGCCTGGGCCCGCTTCACCGACGGTGAGGTCCGGTTCCTGATGATCGTCGACGAGGACGCTGACAGCCAGGACTGGGACACCGGTCTGCCCGAACCGCCGGACACAGCCAAGGCGGCCTCGCCGCTCAACGTCAAAGCGGGCGAGTCCTCGCCGCCGCCCGCCTTCGCTCCCGCCGCCGCTAACGACGTCCCTCCGCACTACCTGCCCGCCAGCAACAAGGCCCTCCTGGTCAACGGCTGGGCGCCTTTTCACAAGCAATGGTCGATCAACGACTCAACGCCCCACGTCAAGAAGATGCTCGAATCCCGCGGCTACAAGGCGACCACTGGCCGACTGAGCGTGGGGCATTTCTCCGGCCTGAGCCACTTTGGCCTCGTCCTGATCGAGGGCCACGGATCGTGGTTCGACGTAGACCCCAACATCGTGGACGACCCCGACATTCCGGACGATCCCCGCCCCAGCGGCTACGGGATATTCACCACCGACGCCTTCACTCCCGAGAATCGCGAGGCGATCTGGGGCGCCGACGCCAAGGGCCGCGACAATTGGCTCGAAGACGTCCAGCGAGAATACGTCGGCCAGTTCGAGGTCAAGACCTATCAGGGCAGGAGGGTCGTCGATCGCCGTTACTACTACTGGGTCTCGCCCACCTTCATCACCAAGTATGACAAGGGCACGTTCCCCGACCACGCCGTCGTCGTCCTGAGCTGCTGCCGCGGTTTCCAGAACGGCAATCCTTTCGCCGAGACGGTCTTCAGCAAGTCCGACCGGGGGGCGGTGGTTTTCGGCTGGACCAATCGCATCCATTCCGTCCGAGCCATCCACGCGATCCTCTGGCTCTTCCAACTCGCCACCGCCTCCAACGAGAGGGTTACGGCCGAGGGCGTCTACGGCGAAAAAGACGTGCTCGAATCCGCGACTCCGCCCCGCGGCAGTCATCAGGTCCAGCTCTCCGCGGTCCACGAGGCCCTCGTGCAGGCGGGAAAGGACGTCGATCCCAACAGCGGGGCCCGCTTGGTCTACGACCTTCAGGATGACGAACCTTACGAAACCCTCCTCATGCCGCATCCGCTGATGCTCGTTCCGGCCTCGTGGGAGTTGATCCAGGATTGCTGCCTCTGGATGCACGCCCAGGATGCTCCAACCCTCAAGATCGGCGACGCCGGCGTCTCTCTCACCAAGCAGAGCTCAGCCGAGTGGACCGCCCACCTTCCTGTTGGCGCCTACGGCAGCATCGTGGCCGCCGAAGGTGGCCGCAACAGTATCGCCCGGCCGCTGCACCGCTGGCAACCGAAGGTCAAGATGAGCCGCCCGGGCGACCAAGGGCTCTGCTTCGAGATCAACCTGGCCCTTCAGTTCCGCTCGACCGCTTTGGGCTTCCGCAATAACGTCTGGCAGGACGCCCCGCCGCCCAACTTCGCCGCCGGGGCCGAACTGGCTGGCTCGACCGTGACCTGGCGCATCTGGGGCGAGGAAACCGATGGCGCCACCCGGACCAACTACAGCGGCTCGGGGGCCAAGGTTCTGGCGCTCGGCGATGCGGCTGGGATGCTGCGGTCTCTCGACGGTGCCACCGCTGAGATGAGCTTCGAGATTAACATCCCGCTCACCTTCACCGTGACCGACCTGGAGAACGGGACCAGCCAGTCGTTCAACCTGGATGCCGCCATGTTCAGGTTTGTCCGCAGCGGCCTGGCCCTCTCCGAATCCTGGGCCGTCCCCGCCGCCTCCTTCGATCAGAGTGCCGCCGCCCCGTGGGGCTATCCCGCCCGCGTCGAGTGGAACGCCTTCGCCGCCGACCCGCCGTTCGACAACACCACCATTCCCCGCTGAGCCGGCAGGCCGCTGTCTGCTCCTCCTTGACCCTGCTCAAGCGATTCTCTTTCCTGTTGCCGTCAACTCCCGTGCCTCATACACTGGTGATCGTCGCACAGCGACCATCAATCCAAGGAGACGCCACATGGACGGTTTTCGCGAACTCGACGCCGGGCTTGCCGGCCTCGTCGAGCGCATCTACGCCAGCTACGAATCGCAGGAAGGCATCCACCACCTCGGTCGGCGATTCCTGCCCAGCCGGGCCGAGGGCATCGAGGTCATCCGCCTGATGCTCCCGATCCTCTACCCCGGCTACCACGGCCGACAGGACCTGACCTTCGACAACGTCCGCTACCGCCTCGGCGAACTCCTGCTCCAACTCGGCCGTACCCTCCACGCCCAGATACGCCAGTGCCTTGCCTACGGATGCGAACTGAACGCCGCCGACGGCTCAGCCGATCCCGATCATCCCTCCGTCGCCGCCGAGGCCGCCGAAAAGACCCTCGCCTTCCTCAACGAAATCCCCGAACTCCGCCGCATGCTCGCCGGCGACGCCCAGGCCGCCTACGACGGCGATCCCGCCGCCGTCAACACCGACGAGATACTCCTGGCCTATCCGGGGTATCTCGCCATCACCATCTACCGCGTCGCTCACGCCCTGTATCGGCTCGGCGTGCCCCTCTTTCCGCGAATCCTCACCGAGTACGGCCACTCCATCACCGGCATCGACATCCATCCCGGCGCCGCCATCGGCCGAAACTTCTTCATCGACCACGGCACCGGCGTGGTCATCGGCGAAACCACCGTCATCGGCGACAACGTCAAGATCTACCAGGGCGTCACCCTCGGCGCCCTGAGCTTCCCCAAGGACGAACGCGGCAAGCTCATCCGCGGCCATAAACGTCACCCGACCATCGAAAGCAACGTCACCATCTACGCCAACGCCACCATCCTCGGCGGCGAAACCGTCATCGGCGAAGGCGCGGTCATCGGCGGAAACGTCTTTGTCACCTCCTCCGTGCCCGCCGGCTGCCGCGTCTCGCTCAAACCGCCCGAACTTCGCTACAAGACCCGCCGGCCGAACTCGAGCGACTCCGAAGCCGAAAAAACCGACCGGCGGGAATAGAATTGCCATGGCTCCGGAAGCGCACGCGGCAACCTTTTTTATCGAGACCCTCGGCTGTCAGATGAACAAGCTCGACAGCGAGCTCGTTGCCGCTGCGCTCCAGGCCGAGGGCCTGACCGCCGTGCCATCCGCCGACAAGGCCGATTTGGCCGTCCTGAACACCTGCAGCGTCCGCGAACACGCCGAGGCCAAGGCCCTCAGCCGCCTGGGCCACTGGAACCATCTCCGCCGCAAGTCCGGCCGGCCCGCCGCCATCGCTATCATCGGCTGCTTCGCCCAGCGCGACCCGCGGCACATCCTCGCCAAGGCCCCGTTCGTCGATATCGTCTGCGGCCCCGGCCGCATCCATGAACTGCCCGAACTCCACCGCCGCCTGGCTCGCGAAAAGCACCTGGTCGCGACGGATGACTTCCAGGCCCTCCGCGCCGGCCGCGCCGAAGCCTGCCCCGATCTCGAATCGCTTGACGTCTCCCGGCCGACCCAGGTCAACGAGTTCCAAGCCTTCGTCCGCGTTCAGCGCGGCTGTGACAAGTTCTGCACCTACTGCATTGTGCCCTACGTCCGCGGCCCCGAGTGTTCGCGGCCGGTGCCCAACATCCTCGACGAGGTCAAACGCCTCGACGCCGCCGGCGTCAAGGAGGTCACGCTGCTGGGCCAGGCGATCAGCTCCTATCGCGCCGAGCTCGATGGTCGAACCGTCGGACTCGCCGAGCTGTTGCGAATGGTCCACGAGCGGACCGCGATCCCGCGCATCCGCTTTATCACCTCGTATCCCGGCGACTTCCACACCGACGTCCTCTCGGCGATGGCCGAACTGCCGCGAGTCTGCCCCTACCTCCATCTGCCTGCCCAGCACGGCTCCAACGCCATG is a genomic window containing:
- a CDS encoding beta-N-acetylhexosaminidase — translated: MAANLSWNPLDTPEPVARALGLLAEEYPIREGGPDGVAVSFRPPERSSGFTIERAGGGVTVSYARTCDALRAVGTLLAELAGPEETYAESTDFTTLGIMLDCSRNAVMTAEHFRKWLRRLALMGYNMAMLYTEDTYELPDEPYFGYLRGRYTADELREIDAYAAGLGIEMIGCIQTLGHLGQLRWSAFNEVKDTADILLVDEPRTYELIEKMIAQFAAVYTSRRVHIGMDEAHSLGRGKFMDRFGYERGYDIFNRHLGRVVEICRKHGLSPMIWSDMYFRMGSKTGQYYDTACVIPPDVKAAIPEGVQLVYWDYYHEDEEFYLDFIARHRDLGSEPVVGSGVWTWGMPWYGRKITESAAGACVRACRDSGVKELFFTLWGDDGGYCEFDSALAGLQYAAELAWTGQADPKVLEKRFAATCFGSYAANTLAGELGVPKETASYLWDDPLLGIFHRNTLIEDPRRWDHQAEAFGQLAQKLAAFKDDRGAGNLSHALLLAQLLAVKLAVRSELHRAYAKDDTATLKSLRRDIEKLIGMIEAFDKSFCDQWLRRNKVFGLEAMQLRFAGLVRRHRELDRRIEDYLSGRAGSIPELDTPLPETATALKPGCRWLSSGSIIT
- a CDS encoding 4Fe-4S binding protein, with translation MAAVVDKEKCTGCEACVGACPAEAISMDSDGKAVVDAGACSECGVCVDECPVEAISMA
- a CDS encoding B12-binding domain-containing radical SAM protein, whose translation is MKIALVGVYASPEATGLRLVSSFLKSRGHQVRMILMTAKRSHKSQRTYKPELIEQFVEKVRDCDLVGMGLMTNCYYQARELTEAIRRVDLKSPVVWGGVHPTVAPESCIDFADIVCVGEGEWPMLELADAMEAGKDYSRIPSLWVRQNGHVVKNEVRPLHENLDEMPFADYEIDNDHYVVHKGDIVPAEPDKMRHSLVRYRLLTTRGCPYACAFCCNSTWLRTYRGKGPWVRKRSIAHVLDELEAIKRRFPTVNSVNVADDTFFVRDESEFEEFAEGYRSRIGWPFEINTHPATISDRKVQLLQSCGCWLIKMGIQSGCQATNYEIYNRRVSNERIIEAIRTLERFPALRKEYHFIVSNPFENDESMIETLHFAAEHQGSASRALIFPLAFFPGSQLYLRAKEQGLLKDEQAEIYERIYTGAAKRQFVRLGYLTMLLQIAVNVRRWGIPRPIVHRFIDLMTCGPVRACLDRSWFKWTAIGAYLGGRKVSRILGQAVRPFRKRQPAWAAAAEPEG
- a CDS encoding serine acetyltransferase — encoded protein: MDGFRELDAGLAGLVERIYASYESQEGIHHLGRRFLPSRAEGIEVIRLMLPILYPGYHGRQDLTFDNVRYRLGELLLQLGRTLHAQIRQCLAYGCELNAADGSADPDHPSVAAEAAEKTLAFLNEIPELRRMLAGDAQAAYDGDPAAVNTDEILLAYPGYLAITIYRVAHALYRLGVPLFPRILTEYGHSITGIDIHPGAAIGRNFFIDHGTGVVIGETTVIGDNVKIYQGVTLGALSFPKDERGKLIRGHKRHPTIESNVTIYANATILGGETVIGEGAVIGGNVFVTSSVPAGCRVSLKPPELRYKTRRPNSSDSEAEKTDRRE
- the miaB gene encoding tRNA (N6-isopentenyl adenosine(37)-C2)-methylthiotransferase MiaB gives rise to the protein MAPEAHAATFFIETLGCQMNKLDSELVAAALQAEGLTAVPSADKADLAVLNTCSVREHAEAKALSRLGHWNHLRRKSGRPAAIAIIGCFAQRDPRHILAKAPFVDIVCGPGRIHELPELHRRLAREKHLVATDDFQALRAGRAEACPDLESLDVSRPTQVNEFQAFVRVQRGCDKFCTYCIVPYVRGPECSRPVPNILDEVKRLDAAGVKEVTLLGQAISSYRAELDGRTVGLAELLRMVHERTAIPRIRFITSYPGDFHTDVLSAMAELPRVCPYLHLPAQHGSNAMLRLMNRKYTVEQYLEIIQAGKTLVPDLSIAGDFIVGFPGETDDDHQRSLDLLRRVRYKNCFVFKYSPRPGTVAARRHHDSVSDDLKTARLRQLLDVQDAIAAEDNRQLISRTLSVLVEGRSKKSRTTGRPQLVARTVDDKIVVLDGPESLVGQITSVQITNATALTLFAELTATP